In bacterium, the DNA window CACTGCTGCCTCCCGTAGGAGTCTGGCCCGTGTCTCAGTGCCAGTGTGGCCGTACACCCTCTCAGGCCGGCTACCCATCGTCGCCTTGGTAGGCCGTTACCCTACCAACTAGCTAATAGGCCGCGGGCTCATCCTCAAGTGGTAGCTTTCAGGAAGAGGCCACCTTTTACCGCACCCCCCGTGGAGGGCGTGGTCTTATCCGGTATTAGCCTCGCTTTCGCAAGGTTATCCCGAGCTCAAGGGAAGATTACCCACGTGTTACTCACCCGTTCGCCACGGTACTAGTCAGCCGAAGCCGACATTCCCGTCAGACTTGCATGTGTTAAGCACGCCGCCAGCGTTCGTTCTGAGCCAGGATCAAACTCTCCAATTGGAAAATTCAATCCCCTGATATTCAGGGATGTATCTGCTCCGAAGAGCTTCTACACCCGCAGATCAGTAAAGCACGTCTGCCTAGTTTTCAAAGAGCAGCCTTCCCAACGGAAGAACTTGATCATACCGAACATCGTCCGGCCATGTCAAGCTCTTTTTTCGAGCCTGCCCGTGTCTGGGAAAGAGCGTTTAAGCAGGTGGCAATATAGCCATTGGCGCGGCAAAGTCAAGCGGTATCTTTTGGGGGTCGGCGGAGATAATGAGGCGGTCGCGTTCCCGGCGACTGCGGAGGGCCCAGGGCGATGTCCGAGTTGCGGCAGGACATGATCTCGAAGGAGTGGGTCATCGTCGCGCCCGAGCGCGCCAGGCGGCCGGACGACAACCACGCGCCGGGCACCGGGCGCGCCGCGCCGCCGCGCCGCCGTCCCGACTGCCCGTTCTGCACCGGCAACGAGAGCTCGACCCCCAACGCGCTGCTGAGCTTCCCCTCCGACGGCCCGTGGCGCGTGCGGGTGGTGCCGAACAAGTTCGCGGCGCTCTCGTACGACGCCGAGTTCCACCACGTCTGGAGCGGCAAGTTCCTGCGCACGGGCGGCTACGGCGCCGCCGAGGTCGTCATCGAGTCCCCGCGGCACGACCTCTCGCCGGCGCAGATGGCGCCCGCGGACCTCGTCCTCGTCCTCGAAGCGTGGCAGCAGCGCTACCAGGCGCTCATGGACGACGGGCGCAACCACCTGATCACGATCTTCCGCAATCACGGGCGGCAGGCCGGCACCTCGCTCGAACACCCGCACTCGCAGATCATCGCCACGCCGGTGATGCCGCCGACCGTGCGCAACCAGATCGACCAGGCCGTCCGCTCCTTCGACACCTACGGCACCTGCCTCTTCTGCACGATGATCGAGGCCGAGCGGGCCGAGGGCTCGCGCCTCGTCCTCGAGACCGAGCACTTCACGGTCTTCTGTCCATTCGCGTCGCGCTCGCCGTTCGAGCTGCGGATCTTCCCGCGCCGGCACACGTGCTTCTACGGCGCCGTCACGGCCGAGGAGACCCGGGACCTCGCGGGCGTGCTGCGCGCCACGCTCGGGAAGCTCCACCGGCGGCTCGAGAACCCGGACTACAACCTCGTCGTGCGCTCGCACCCTCTGGAGTCGCGCGCGAACCGCCACTACCACTGGCACATCGAGATCGTCCCCCGGCTCGGGACCACGGCGGGCTTCGAGCTG includes these proteins:
- the galT gene encoding galactose-1-phosphate uridylyltransferase, coding for MSELRQDMISKEWVIVAPERARRPDDNHAPGTGRAAPPRRRPDCPFCTGNESSTPNALLSFPSDGPWRVRVVPNKFAALSYDAEFHHVWSGKFLRTGGYGAAEVVIESPRHDLSPAQMAPADLVLVLEAWQQRYQALMDDGRNHLITIFRNHGRQAGTSLEHPHSQIIATPVMPPTVRNQIDQAVRSFDTYGTCLFCTMIEAERAEGSRLVLETEHFTVFCPFASRSPFELRIFPRRHTCFYGAVTAEETRDLAGVLRATLGKLHRRLENPDYNLVVRSHPLESRANRHYHWHIEIVPRLGTTAGFELGTGVFINTLPPEDAAAVLRSAEPAEVLE